The nucleotide window CGAGGTTGACAGCGAATTCAGTGCTCGTTTTAGCGCTACCTCACGACGTTACCGTTATATTATTGCCAATACCAGATTCCGTCCGGGTATCCATTCGGCTGGAGTCAGTCATTATCATCAACCGCTTGATGCTGAGGTTATGCAAGAAGCTGCTCAGGCGCTCATCGGTGAACACGACTTCACTGCTTTCCGGGCATCTCACTGCCAGTCGCATACGCCGTTTCGTAAGGTTTCCGGCTTAACGGTTGAACGCCGCGGTGACTATATTATCGTGGATATTTCGGCGAATGCGTTTTTACACCATATGGTGCGCAATATCGTCGGTAGTTTGATTGTCGTTGGTCAGCATTTGCAGCCACCGGAGTGGATTGGTGAACTGCTAAGACAAAAAGACCGCACCAAGGCCGCAGCTACAGCGAAACCGGGTGGGCTTTATCTGGTGGCAGTAACTTACCCGGAACACTATAATATACCCGATGCTCCACTGGGGCCTTTATGGCTAGGCGATTAAGAGTCACTGTTATGACCTCTTTGCTTGACCCATTTGTGGTACCATGTAAGCTACATCAAATTGACTAATAACAG belongs to Idiomarina sp. PL1-037 and includes:
- the truA gene encoding tRNA pseudouridine(38-40) synthase TruA yields the protein MRMALCLEYDGSRYYGWQRQREVASVQQCVEEALSKIANAPVAVTCAGRTDAGVHATAQIVHFDVPVPRADVAWTLGVNSNLPAGIAVRWAREVDSEFSARFSATSRRYRYIIANTRFRPGIHSAGVSHYHQPLDAEVMQEAAQALIGEHDFTAFRASHCQSHTPFRKVSGLTVERRGDYIIVDISANAFLHHMVRNIVGSLIVVGQHLQPPEWIGELLRQKDRTKAAATAKPGGLYLVAVTYPEHYNIPDAPLGPLWLGD